The sequence below is a genomic window from Rhodococcus sp. 4CII.
TGATCCCTGGCAGCAACCACTGGCCGGACTACGAGGATCGCGGCACCCCGGAACAGACGATTCCGGCGACCATGAATGCCGGTGATGTCCTGCTCTTCAGCAGCAAGGTGGCGCACGGTGGCGGCGCGAACCTGACCACAGACTTCCACCGCCGCGCATTGAGCATCGGCTTGGGGCCGAGCATCCTCACCGGCGAGGAGGCCTACCCGTTTCTCGTCTCCATGGACACGGCCCGCTCACTCTCGCCTCGGGTGCAGAGTCTCATCGGTTTCCGTTCCCAGTATCCCACGGGCACCGCAGGCCTTTGGATGAGCGATTACCACGAGCTCGCAGACTATCTGGAGCTCTGAGCCGCTCGGTTCGCGCTCGGAATCTCACAACGCCTGAGTGCCCCGCCCGGGACGCCCACCCCGTGTCCAGTTTTCACACGGAAGGGCGCCTCGGGCGCGCTTCGGGGCGATAGGTTCGAGGCGGACCACGCAATTTCGGATCCGCCGGCTAGGGAGGCATGGTGAAGAAGTCAGGCCAACCGGGACCGACACCCTCTCCTCGGGTGTGCGAGCTGTTCCGGAACCTCGCCACGCGAATGCAGGCGACCGTGGCCGCGGTCGCCGACGAAGCCTGGGACGCAGGGCAGCGCAGCCTAAAGGATCCGACATTCGCCGAGGACCCCATGCTCGCCGAGCTGGATCGACGCTTCACCCACTCCACTTTGGCCCATTGGCTCGTGGCCAACATCGACCGTCCGGGGCAGCTGGTCGAGCCGACGCTCATCCCGGACTTGGTGACGCATACGCGCGACCTGGTGCTGCGCGGCGTCGACACCGACGACGTCGATGCGTGGCGCGCATCGCAATGGGTCACGTGGTGCTGGTGGTTGAAGGGGTGTTTCGACGCTACGGATGACCTCGAGGACCTGCGAGAGCTGGTCGAGATCTCAGCGAACTCGCTCATAACCTACTTCTACGATTTGATGGCAGCGGTGTCCGCCCATGTGGACGAGGTGCGGACCGAGCTCGCTCGCGGACCGCTGGTCCAACGTCTTGCCACGGTGCAACTGCTGCTTCAGGGAGCGTCGATCACCCGTGGTAGGGCAGAAGCGCAGCTCGGCTACGCGCTGACCGGTCACCACCTCGCCGCGATCGTGTGGGTCGACTCGGAGGACCACGTCGGTGGGCTCGAGATGGCGGCGGAACAACTCATGCGCGTGTGTGGCGCGGAGCGCCGGTTGACGCTGGTTGCCGGTTTCGCCGCTCTGTGGGTGTGGCTACCGGTGACCCAGGCGCCCCTCGGGGCCGACCTCTCTGCAATCGTCGCGGACATCCCCGGGGTTCGCATAGCCCTCGGCCGGGCCGGGCCGGATATCAACGGCTTTCGGCGCAGTCATCTCGACGCCGCCGCGGCGCAGAACCTCCTGGCGCGTCTCGGATCCCGCCGCCGTACCGTTCGATTCGAGGACGTCCAGCTGATCTCCCTGCTGACGTCCGACGTCCCAGAGGCACAGCTCTTCATCACCGACACGCTCGGTGCACTGGCGACCGCAGACCGCGCACTTCGCCATACAGTGCGGGTTTTCATCGCTGAGCAGTCCAACATCTCCAAGGCGGCCGAAAAGCTGTTTGCACACCGGAACACAATCGACCGACGGCTCGCGCGGGTCGATGAGCTGTTGCCGCGCCCTCTGGCACAGAATCAGACTGCTGTCGACACCGCGCTCGCCCTCGTCGAACTGCAAGAGGACGACTGACACTTTGCCCCGGCAATGCGGCGATCATGGACAACTCGGCGAGTCGGGCATTGCCAGCCTGGTTTGGGCGGAGAATCCGAGACTCCCCAGGCCTGCAGCCTGCGCTCCCTCTATGTTCTCGGTGGCCACCGCCAGCATCAGGGCGTGCACCCCGGCTTGTCGGATAGCCGCAAGCGCCGACCGTGCTCCCTCGGCGAAGGTGGTGATCGTCGCCTGCTCCGTTGCGTGGTTCCCGCTCTCGATCGCTGACGCCACCTCCTCCGTGGCATGCCGTAGAAGGTCGAGGCATTGGAGAGTAGTCACGCGCATCTCGGCCGCCGACAAACCCTCGCGCTGCAGGTAGGTCGCCGCCTCCACATAAGCTTCCAACGCGCCCACGAAGAACGGAAGGTTGCCAAGGAGGAGTAGATTCGCGGCTCTGACCTGGCCGGACACATGGTCCGAAGCCCCGACGAGAAACATCAGGGTGCGACGATGCGCGGCCCAGACACTGGGTGTCCCGGAGTAGGCGATCATCGTAGAGGCCGCGCCGATCTCGTGGGGGTAGCAGAAGATCGCGCCATCAAGGTATGCCGCGCCCTGTTCGGCGGCCCAGCGTTCCATCGCCTCGGCCTCGTCCGGCGTGCCGCTGGTGAGATTCACCAGCGTGACGTCGTCCAGGTCAACCGCACCAAGCGCCGACAGTGTCGACTCGGTACTCGTCGTGCACACGATCACCAGTCGCGACGATTGCACCGCCGCCTCGGCAGATCGTGCTGGGGTAATGCCGTCCGGTACGAGTGCCTGAGCTCGTTCGGGAGTCCTGTTCCAGGCGGTAACCGAGAATCCACCGGCCACGAGCGTTCGCGCCAGCGCGGCCCCCATCAGCCCGCAGTCGATGACCGCCACGTCGTGGTCTGTTGCTCGCGCAGCGACGCTGCTTACCGAGGTGGACATCATGTGATCGATCCTTCTGGGAAGAACGGCTCATATCGAGGCATGTGGCCTGTGGGTTTGCGCGCCTGACTGCGCGAGCCGCGGTTGCCATGGGGCACGGTAGTTCTCGCGCACCCGTTGCCGGCATTAGGCCCGCGCTCGGAGGTTGTCGGCAGGCGAGCGGCGCTGCTATCCGCCGCTGCTGGTCAGCTTCAAATGGTCGGCGAGGTCAGCGAAGTCCACGTTGTACAGACCGGGCGAACCCTTGGGGTACTGCGAGCGGAATCCGAGGATGCTCTGCACTCGCTCGGGCAGTGGGCGGACGTCTTCGACATCGACGAGGAACGGCCAAGGCTCCTCGGGGGTCAGGTAACTCGCCTGCAGTGCAATGGACATGGCGCGCCGGTACTGATTCTTGGTGCGGTTCTCACCACCACCGTGCACGGTCTTGCCGAGATAAAGCGCCGCGGAACCGGCTTTCATCTCCACCGGAACTGTCATCTCCGGCGTGCCACGATCCTCGAAGTCCGGCCATGTGTGACTGCCCGGAATGATGCGCGTCGCGCCGTTCTCCTCGGTGAAGTCGGTCAGCGCAGTCAAAAAATTGATTCCGGCCTCCGGGCCGGATGGGCCCAAGGTGACGAACAACGGCCAGTTCTCGAGGTCACGGTGCAGCGGTTGGGCACTGTTTCCCGGGCCGATCTCGATCACCTGCGCCGTGGTCATCCAGAAAGTTCCGGACTCCTCCAGGAAGACAGCGTCACCCAGCGCGTGAAAGAGGTCGAGATCCAGAACTTCGGTCCGAAAGGTCTCACTGGTTTCGAACATCCGCGTCAAACGCTTCGTATTGCGACCATGAAAATCGATCATGAACGAGTCGTCATACTTCGCCCCGGGATCGATCGCGCCGATTGCGACATCGATGTCGGAGTTGAGCGCCCTGACCTGGCCTTCCGTGAGGAAGTCCTCGATGATGACACCGCCGTCTTCGTGAACGATGGTCATGATGTCGTTCACGGGTGTCGAGTTGGGCACCGATCGAAGGATACTGCCTTTGATGCTCGTCATGGGAAATTGCCTCTCTGATCTCTGTGCTCGCCAAAGCATCTGGGACTTCTGTTCCGTCGGCCCCAGTCACCGGACTCGGTGGATGGGCTCCGCCGTGGCGGGCGGTTCCGGCACTGGTATGGCGAAGGTCTCCACCATGCACCGCATTTGCGCTGCGATCTATGTCAACTCCCACCGGGTTCCGGACGAGGATGGTGCGAGTTGCACCGTTCGACCCCGGCCCGGGCAAGTGTGGGCGCTGGAGACCCGGGGCGGATCACCTCGAAATAGAGCCGGGAGGGGCTCCGGCGATCAGGGTGCGCGCGGGGTGTCGCCGAGCACGGGTCGGCTCCATGTCTGTTGCGAGCCTTCACCTTCCACGACGAGACCGAGATCGCGGAGCTTGGCAATCGTCATCATGGTGTTGAACATGGGATTCGGGTTCGCACCCGAGGCGCCGAGCTCCTGCGAGCGCGCGATGAAGGCTTCCACGAACGCCGGTAGGTCGTCGATGCCACCGGCGAGCAGTTCCTGTGCGGCGCCGTCGAGCGCCGCAGCCTGATCGAGTAGCGTCGACAGGCGCTCGACTGCGGTCCGACGATCGAACACCTCGAACGCATGGCCCTCCGTGACAACGTCGACGGCACCGGTCTCGACCAGCGTCAGAGCCTGGGCAATCGCGGCAAAGATGTTCATCTGGTTGGCGTCGTGCATGGCGCCGCACGGGCCGTTCGGTTCGTCGGACAGGTGCAACAACCGCGCCTCGGGAAGGTGGACGACCACCTGGCCGGCGCAGTGCCCCTGGGTGCGGATGACCTGAACGGCACCGTCGCCGAACGACCAGCCCGACACATGTTGCGAGCCGATGACGAGGTGCTCGAGCGGGAGCTCCTCGTAGGTCCGGGTGATGTCGGTGACGGGAACGTAGGGCCGGTACATCGCGAGCAACTGACGAGCCGCCGCGGAAGGATCTTCGAACCCCGGCACCAAGCCGGACACCCGACCCAAACTCGTTATCCAGTAGGATATCCCGTGATCGCGGTACTGGACCGCGTCATGCGCGCTGACGAAATGATGCACGTTCGCGCGATCAATCCCGTCGCCCAGCTCTGCAATGAGGTCGTTGTTCCCGACATGATCAGGGTGACCGTGGGTCGTGAGTAACAGAATGTTCGACCACGGAGCAAGATCGTCGGCAGCGGACCGAATCGCGTCGCGGAACACCGACGTCACACCGCTGTCGACGAGCACCAGCAGATCCCCGGCTCGGTGAACGATCACATTGCACACGTCCGGCTGGCCGGCGACCATATCCAGCTCTTGACCGACGATCATGCGTGTTCGGTCGTCGATCTCGATCTGCTCGCACAGAGTCACTATCTGGTTCTAGCACGCCATCCGACTCGTCCGCGGCGGATCACGTCGAAATCTCGAAATGGCAGCCACTCCCTCCACGGAGACACCGAGACCCGCGCGGCACCGACAATCGCGACCAACACCATCACAACTGTCAGGATCACGCACACGAAGGTGACCGGGTCGGTGTAGTAGCCGAATGCCGCCACGGCGACACCTGCGGCGGTCGCAGCGAGCGCACTGAGCGCATAAAGCGCCAGCATCAGCGACATCTCCACCGCAACTCCGACAGCGGCCGTGAACCAGACGTACAGCAACATCAGGGTCGGCGACAGCCCGGCGACCAAGCCCACTCCCCCGAAAATCCCGATCTGCCTCCCCATCCGGCCATCCTGTCACCTACCTTTGCTCGCTCGCGGGCAGTTTCACCCAAACCATGCCGATCGGTTGGTTTTTCCTGCACCATTCTCACCGAACACTTCAACCTGACGAACAGGACATTCAGGACGCATATGATTCCCACGACCGCCTACACGGTCCAACAAGTCTCCACCGTCGTGACCATCCCCGGCGTCGACCCCGCACCTCCCGCGGCCGAGAACCTTCCCGGACTCGCGGATCTCGGCACAATTTTTGGCAGCTGATCGCAACCGCGAATCCGACGGACGCGGCGGCCTCATCGCAGCGGCGAGAGCCGCCGCGTTGCACCTACCGGTCGGACTAGGACTAGGACTAGGACTAGGACTAGGACTAGGACTAGGACTAGGACTAGGACTAGGACTCGCCAGGCTCCTGATCGATTACTGGAAGTAAGATGCGTAGTCGCTGAACGGAACCTGGCCGGTGGGGCTCGCCTTCACGGCGTCGGCAACCGCCGACGGAATGGGAGCCCAATGGGCAGGCATCGCGGCTGCCAGGGAGGGATTCAAGATGTAGAGCAGGGCGAAGTTCACTATCCAGAGCGGCGGCGCCATCGACATGCCGACCTCCGAACTCACGCCACCCTTGGTGTTGGTCACCAATTGTGCTGCGCCCGAGATCTGTTGCGCTGCGAAGCCGTAGACCGCCTGCACCGTATATGCCGACTGATAGAGCGCTATCAGGGTTCGTGTCGCACCGTTGTCCCGCAACCAGGTGCCCACGAAACCGCCCGGAGCGATCAGCGAGTTCACCTGCCTCGTCGGCGCGTCCGCGTTCGCCGGGCTCTCCAGCAGTCCGCTGGGGTTCACGTAGAGCCCGTAGCTGGCCAGCACCGACGGTGTGGAATTGCCATCGACATTCGAATAGAGGGGTCGGCCGGTCGTATTCGTGAGGATCTCAGCGCATGCTTCGATCACCTCGGCAGCGTCGCGGCTGCCGCCGACTCCGCCTCCGGTGATGAGGTCGTGATACTGCTGCTCGGACAAAGCGTCAGCCCGGTTGAGCCCAACCTGGCCGGCAATCTCGTCCGCCGCTTGCTGACCGAGTGGCTGGTTGAGCTGATCCGGACGGGTCATCTGCGTGGGTGCCAGGGGCTCGTAGCCGGGTGCCCCCGAGAACGGGATCGCGAACCCGGTGTCGACGTCAGCCGCCGGTTCGCCGCCGGCCGTCTCGGTAGCCGCCAGAGGGAGAAGGCACACTCCCACCAGTGCCAGTACCCAGACGGTCCTGCGATGGGGAGTCGCTCCGCGTCGATGCCCGGAACCCGCCAACCCTATGCCGCGCATACGTCAACCTCCCAGGACACCATCGGGCGAGCCAACACGAGCTTGCGTCCAAGTCAAACGCCGTGGCGAACTCTGTGTCAAGACCGCGCGTCGACTCGATCGACTGAGCGAACCGACGGGGTTCACGACCCCGTGAGGAACACGGAAGCGGCAGGCGAACCGCCCTCTCCTCGAGACCCCGACTTGGACGCCGGACGAATTCATGAGACGGGCGATTGCCTGCCGCGGATGCATGTGTGTGCCGGATGCCGTTTCGAATAATCACCGTCCTTTCGCGAATCTGTGGAACCGACGCCGCGACCTCACCTGGTCGGCGGAGAGCGTTGCGTAGCAGAGCGTTCCACTGGATCCGCTGCGATGACTGGCCAGCGTTTGGAACATCCCTGCCGGGGCACGGCACCGTCGAGGTGGGCGCTTCCGATCCGACTGAGCAGAGCCACGGCCCGCGGCGTCAACGCGTCGGCCAGGATGAAGTCGGAATCGAGTTCGAGCACAGCGTATTCGAGTTCGTGCCACGGCCGAATCGCGGGGTCGGCAGAACTGGCGATAGCACCGAACGGAATCGCGGTCGTCATCGCCTCTCGACCTCCTTCCCGGTTGCGACTCGCGTCGATCAGGCGTTGATGGCTTGGGACTGATGACCGTTGCCGGTCACTTCGATCTTGTGCGGCTTCGCCTTCTCGGCGACAGGGATTGCCAGGCGCAACACCCCGGCGTCGTAGTGCGCCTCGATCTTGTCGGTATCGAGGTTGTCGCCGAGGATCAGTTGCCGACTGAAGATGCCGCGGGGCCGCTCGGCGGCGACCATCTCCCGATTTTCGTCGGGGGCGGGGCGCTCGGCCCGCACTGTGACCACGTTGCGCTCGACATCGAGATCGAGGGAATCGAGTTGCACTCCGGGAAGGTCGAACTCGACGACGAACCGGTCGCCTTCACGCCAGGCGTCGAGGGGCATGACCGCCGGCCGCGCCGGTGTGCCGAGCACTTGCTGGGTGAGTCGTTCCAGATCGCGGAACGGATCGGTGCGCATCAACATCGTGACCACCTCCAGAAGAACCTCGTTGTGACGGTTAACCTTCAGCAGATTCTGTAGATCTGGTATAGCATTCGCAGTAGAAGTTGACAAGATTTCTGGAGAATTTTTCGACGGAAGGTGCGGCGATGCCGATCCGATCGCCGGACGACCCCGCTGAGCAGCCGCGTTCGGACGGGCCGTCGCGGCGCCCGCTGTACGGGATCTCGGTGGCCGCGGAATTGTCCGGGTTCGCGGTCGGCGCACTTCGGCTGTATGAGCAGCACGGCCTCGTCGCACCTACCCGGACCGACGGGGGCACCCGCCGCTACAGCGACTTCGACATCGCCCGATTGCGCCGTGTCGCCGAACTCATCGGCGACGGCGTCAACCTTGTCGGCATCGGTCAGATTCTCGCGCTCGAGCAGCGCACCGCGGATCTGACCCACGACAACAACCAGCTCACCGCCCGTAACGACCAACTGACCGCCGACAACACCCGCCTGAGCTCCGAGTGGCGGAACGCGTCAGCGATTGGGCAACGCCGAGACCGGGAAGATCAGCCCGGGGGCGATACCCGACCGCGGGCCACCGGGTGCACATGAATGTCCCTCATCGGATCGACGAGACAATGCTTCGACGACACGTCGCACCGGACGGAGGCCGAGTCCGGCACCGCGCGACCGTCGCCGAGGGTCGATGAGGCTACTGACCGGCAATTCTGTCGGACAGATCACGTCAACCGCATCGACTGCTTCGACAGCAAAGATTCAGCAGGTCGGCGCACGAGGCAATCTTCCGCGGCCGACGTCGCAATCAGTCAGTAACCACTCCGAGACGGTCCACTCGGACCATGGCACTCCACAACGGAGAGTGCTAATTTCAGGAGTGCACAGTGGGGGTGCCCGCCGGCTCGCGGGCACACGACGTCGAGGGGAGGTGTACTGCTGTGCGCACGGACGATCGTCGTCGCAGCAAAACCGACGACTACATCACTGACGACGCGGTTCTGTCAGGGGAACCGGTGCTGTGGCCGGACCCGAGTCCACTGACGAAGTGGTGGCAGCAGATCCTGTTCGGTGAGCGGCGGTCGACATGACGGGGTCACGGAAATCGGCGCACCCGCAGCACGTGTTCGGCTGCAGCCGTTGCGATCACCTGTACCGTTCCCCTGCCGTCGACCGTACGGCCGCCGCAACGCAGGCCCGGTTGAACGGTTGGAGTATCGACGACATGGTCTTGTGCCCCGGTTGCGCCTCCGTGGCCACCGCGAAGGCCGAACTCGTCGAATGACCGGTGGCCGGCGTGACGGCCGACTGGCTGCGCTTGTTTCGCCTCGACCAGGAGCCGCTGACACGTCGGATATCGAAGGGGGACAATCACGTCGACCGGACCCAGCATCTGCATCCTGGATCGTAAGTGATCAGCCCTCGCTCCTCGAATGCCCGCAGCCAGCCCGGCATCGGCCAACGGCCCCAACGGCGATGAAACAGTTGCGCATTGACGAGGATGTCGTCGAGATGCTCGACGGGTGGGTCGGACACGGGATGGTACTGGTGGAACGCGTCGGCGCCGCCCACCCACCGCAAACCCACCCCCGCAGCGGCGGCGGTGTACGCGAGGTCGGTGTCTTCGCCGCCGTAGCCGGCGTACTCGGTGCAGAATCCGCCGATCCGGTTCCAGGCGGAGGTGGTGACGGCAAACGACAGCGACCAGAACAGGTCGTAGTCCGTGCCGGTCAGCACTGTTCCCGCCGACGGGGCCGGCCGCGCCGGATGAGGGCGGTGGAGTTCATGAACATGGTCGAGGTCGTACCCTGACGGGTCGGGCGGGGGCAGATAGGTGACCGGACCGCACAGCAGTGCAGCGCGGTTGTGGCGCTGTCGTGCTGCGTCGACGTATCGGCTGAGCAGTGCGGTCCCCGCGATGCAGTCCACGTCGAGGAAGATCAGCAGTTCGGCCCCCGCAGCCACGGCCGAGGCCGCACCGGCGTTGCGGGCGTGGGCAAGTGGAAGTGGGCCCCGGTCGTGCTCGACCCACAGCACGCGCGCCGAGTTGCTCTCGGCGGCCACGACGTGCGCCACCCCGGGGTCGCCGATCGCGACGACCACGTGCACGTACGGGGGCATGGTGCTTCGCTGCAGGGACTGCAGGTGCAACCGGAGATGGGTGTCCCGGTGGGCGGCAATGGTGACGAGCGCGGTCCTCATCGCACTGCCCCGGCTCTCGATGCGAGGCTGTCGATGACCCGTGCCGCACGCGCCGCCGCCCCTGCGGTGTGCCAGCGAGCCCACCGGCGACCGCCCAGCGTCATGGCAGCGTCGATCAGGTGCGGCCACGCAGCGACGGACGGCCACCGCGGCACCGACACGGCCAGCCCGTTGGCAGCGAGCGCCGCCGCAGTGGCGTCCTGCTCGCCGAAGGGACGGGATTGGGCGATGACGATCGCCGCCCGCCTCGCGGCGGCGATGTCGGCGACGGCGTTCTGACCGGCATGCGAGATGACGACGTCGGCACTGCACAACTGTGGCCACGGGTCGTCCACCCAGGGTGCACCCGGGATGCCGAGCGCCTGCCACTCGTACTCGTGATGCCGACGGGTGCACAACCGGACGTCGTCCATCGACAGATCCGTCCCGCCGGTGCCGCTGAGCACCAGGACCCGAGGACGCCGTGACGGTCCGGTGTCGCCGGCCACGCGACCGTCGAACCGGGTGATACCGCCGACGAAGGTCGTTTTGCCGGCAAATTCTCTGAGCCACAACGGGTCGTACATCTCCTGCGGCCACGCCGCGATGATGTGCTCGGCAAGCTGATAGCCGAGTCGATGGGCTGGATCGGTTCGGTCGCCGGGCATGGCCATGACGACGACCGGCACGCCCAGCAGTCGGGCGAACACCGTCACTTCCACCGACACGTCCACCACCAGGAGACTGGGCTGGACGGTATCGACCCAGGAGGCTATTTGATTCATCCGTGATCGAAGTCCCCGATCCAGCGCGGGGGCCCAGTGCAGAACGCCGTTCGCGGTCGGATTCTCGGCCGCGTCGCCGTCGTCGTCCCGGGCCAGGCAGACTACATCGGCGAAACGCTCGGGGTGCGGTTGCGGTGCCGACGACAGCGCGGTGACGGGAGTGGCGAGAGCGGCGCAGATACTCTGCGCCCGCGCGCGGTGCCCCTGCCCGTGGTGATGGATGTAGTAGCCGATCACAGTGTCACCCCGGTGGGCCGCGCCGTCGCGCCGCTGTGGTGCGCCTGTGTCAGTCGCCGGTACGTGTTTACGTACGCGTCGACCATGATCCGTTCGGAACACTGTTCCCGGGCCCGGGCGCGGGCCGCCGTGCGCGAGAGTCCGACGGTCACTGGGATTGCCCTGACCAGGGCGTCGAGGTCGTCGGGTGGTACCAGGCGGCCGCAGTCGGGCGTGAGCACCTCCGGGATCCCGCCCCGCGCGAACGCGGCGACGGGCGTCCCGCACGCGAGTGCTTCGGCCACCACCAGCCCGTAGGGCTCGTCCCATACCGGCGTCACCAGTGCCGCCGCGGAACTGCCGATCGCCGCGGCCAGCGCAGGCTGCTCCAGGTGACCGAGATACGTGACATCCGCTCCGAGACGCGGCCTGATGGCTTGTGCGAAGTACTCAGCGTCGCTGACCGGACCGGCCAGCACCAGAGGACGCCCGGCCCGCTGCGCGGCCGTAATCGCAAGGTGCGCACCCTTCTCGGGCACCAGACGACCGAACCAGATCAGTTGCCGCCCACCCGGACCGGCCGGCCATCCCGCGAGATCGACCCCATTGGGGATGACGTCGATCTCACCGACCACGTGCTGCCACGCCGCGGCGGTGTGGGCGCTCACCGCCGCGAAATAGGCGCCCGGTCCGGCGCCGACCGCGATGGCCGACTCCAGCCACGGCGTCGGCGGTGTGTGCAGCGTGCACAGGATGGGGGTGGCCACCGTCGCCGCCATGGCCACCGGCAGGTAGTGCAGGCTGTGGTTATGGACCACGTCGAACGCTCCCGCCAGCGGTCCGGCGAGATCGAGCATCAGCTGCAGATACGCATGATGCTCGGCCATGAACTGGTGAGACGGCATCGACGTATCCGCGCGTGCCGCAGCGCTGACGTCGAGTGTCCGGACGTCGAGGTGCGTGCACCCGAGCGCCGGATCCGAGCCCGGTCCGGCGAACAACGTCACCTGATGCCCGTCCGCGGACAACGAGCGGGCCAACCACCACACGTGCGATTCGAGGCCGCCGGCAAAGGGCTGCCGGATCGGGAATCGGCAGGAAGCCACAAGGGCGATCCGCAGTGGTGGGCCGCTCATGAAAGAGCCTTCTGGTAAATGGAATGGTGTGCGCGGGCCAGGGCGCGCCGCTGTGATGCGCGCTCGGCCCCGGTCGCCCGCACCGGTTCGGCGTCGTAGAGCGTCCGGATGCAGCCGTCCAACGAGTCCGCGTCGAAATGCTCCTCGTCGAATCCGAATACCGCACAGTCCTGTTGTTCGCCGTAGAAGCCGCAGCTCGGTGCTGCTACCGCCGTGCCGAGGTCGTAACAGGCCTCGAGCCAACCGGAGTGGGTACCGAACCTGTACGGAAGCACCGACACCGACAGCGACGACAGGTAGTCCCAGAGTTGCTCGTCCGAGAAATACGGGTGGACGACCACGTCGACGTTCTTCCGACCGCGGTAGCGCAGGAGGCGCGCACCCGTGTCGGGGGCGTACCAGTAATTGGCCGGCTCGAAGATCTCGTCATGGACGTTGATGCGCAGACGGGCACACTCGAGCTGGGAAACCGTGTCTGCCAGAACGTCTAGGATCGGAAACGGATCCATGTTCGCGCGCATACTTTTCACGTGCACGCCGACCACGAACTCACCGCCGCGGGCTCTGGGCCGGTCGATGAGGGGGCGCTCGACCACATGCGGATGACGAAGGACCGCGGCCGTGCGGGCCCAACGCCGATCGATCGCCGCCGCCGCACCGGTGGTGAGGGTGATCACCTGTGCTGCGGCGGGAACCAGCACATCGAGCAATTCGAGATGTTGTTCGGGATCGCGTTGGTGCGGATTACGCAGATCGTGCACGGAATACACCACCGGGACGTGCCGAACCGACAATTCGTGCAGAACATCGTTCATGACGTCCGGGGAGATGGCGTCGAAGCCGAAATGGATATGAAACACATCGAATTCGCGGTGGTGCCGGCTGATCCACCGCGGATCCAGCATCACCGGCGGCCACCATCCACCCGGCACCTTCCGTCCATCCGCCGGCACCGGATCCGGAAGCCGGACCACCTGATCATGGCCGTCGGGATCCGCGAGGTGTCGCACATACACGTGCGACGCCGGCACCGAGGCGACCCGGATCATCTGCACATCCTCTCTACGAAGAACGCGGTCGTCGAAGTTCCTGACGGGCAATACCGAAGAAACGGACTCGTGGCGTCCACGAAACACCCCCTGCCGCAACGCCCACGAGCGAT
It includes:
- a CDS encoding glycosyltransferase family 1 protein; this translates as MIRVASVPASHVYVRHLADPDGHDQVVRLPDPVPADGRKVPGGWWPPVMLDPRWISRHHREFDVFHIHFGFDAISPDVMNDVLHELSVRHVPVVYSVHDLRNPHQRDPEQHLELLDVLVPAAAQVITLTTGAAAAIDRRWARTAAVLRHPHVVERPLIDRPRARGGEFVVGVHVKSMRANMDPFPILDVLADTVSQLECARLRINVHDEIFEPANYWYAPDTGARLLRYRGRKNVDVVVHPYFSDEQLWDYLSSLSVSVLPYRFGTHSGWLEACYDLGTAVAAPSCGFYGEQQDCAVFGFDEEHFDADSLDGCIRTLYDAEPVRATGAERASQRRALARAHHSIYQKALS
- a CDS encoding glycosyltransferase produces the protein MSGPPLRIALVASCRFPIRQPFAGGLESHVWWLARSLSADGHQVTLFAGPGSDPALGCTHLDVRTLDVSAAARADTSMPSHQFMAEHHAYLQLMLDLAGPLAGAFDVVHNHSLHYLPVAMAATVATPILCTLHTPPTPWLESAIAVGAGPGAYFAAVSAHTAAAWQHVVGEIDVIPNGVDLAGWPAGPGGRQLIWFGRLVPEKGAHLAITAAQRAGRPLVLAGPVSDAEYFAQAIRPRLGADVTYLGHLEQPALAAAIGSSAAALVTPVWDEPYGLVVAEALACGTPVAAFARGGIPEVLTPDCGRLVPPDDLDALVRAIPVTVGLSRTAARARAREQCSERIMVDAYVNTYRRLTQAHHSGATARPTGVTL